The DNA segment GGGCGGTGTCATGGCGGGCTCGACACTGATGGCGATCCCCGTCATCATCTTCTTCCTCATCGTGCAGGGACGGATGACGAGCGGCCTCGTCAGCGGAGCCGTCAAGGGATGAGCGACGAGACATCGGCCGCCGCGGACACCGGTCTGCGGCGGGACATCCTGACGACCTTGCTTCCGGCCTTCGACGGCCCGGTCGCGCCCGAGTGGGTCCTGCGCCTCTTGGGCCAAGGGCTCGGCGGCGTGTGCCTCTTCGGCTCGAACGTCGTCGATGCGGCCCAGCTCCGCGCGCTCACGGCTTCGCTTCGCGAGGCGGGCCCCGAGTCGGTCGTCGCGATCGACGAGGAGGGCGGCGACGTCACGCGGCTCTACTACGACCGTGGCGCACCGTATCCCGGCAACGCGGTGCTCGGTCGGATCGACGACGTCGACGTCACCGAGCGAGTCGCGCGCACGGTCGGCGAGGCGCTGGCGGATGCGGGTGTGACGCTCACATTCGCGCCCGACGCCGACGCCAACAGCAACGCCGACAACCCCGTGATCGGCGTCCGCAGCTTCGGCGCCGACCCCGAACTCGTCGCGCGCCACACGGCGGCGTGGGTGCGCGGCGTGCAGTCGACGGGCGTCGGCGCGAGTGCCAAGCACTTCCCCGGACACGGCGACACCAACACCGACTCGCACCTCGCGCTCCCGGTCGTCGACGTTCCGCTCGCCACGCTCCGTTCGCGCGAGCTCGTGCCGTTCCGTGCCGCGGTCGCGGCCGGCACGCGCACGATCATGACGAGCCACATCCTGCTCCCGCACCTCGATCGGGAGCTCCCGGCCACCCTCTCCCCGCATATTCTGCACGGCCTGCTCCGCGGGGAGTTGGGGTTCGAGGGCGTCATCGTGACCGACGCCCTCGACATGCAGGGGGCGAGCGGCGGGCGCGGCATCCCCGAGGCTGCCGTGCTCGCCCTCGCCGCCGGCTGCGACCTGCTGTGCATCGGCGCAGACGTCGCCGAATCGACCGTCGAGGCGATCGTGCTCGCGGTCGAGGCAGCAGTCGCCTCGGGCCGCCTCGACGAGGCGCGCGTCGCAGAGGCTGCCGCACACGTGCGCGCGCTCGCCGCCACGGCTCCGGCGCTGCGCGCCGAGGTCCAGGGCGACGCTTCCCCCGACGGCTTCGAAGCCGCACCGGTGCTTTCCAGCGCCGACATCGCACGCGCCTTCGAGGTGCGCGACGGGACGCTCGCCGCCTTGGAGGGCGCCGCGTCCGTCGGCACCGTCATCCGCATCGACACCGTCGCGAACATCGCGATCGGCGTCGCGCCCTGGGGGCCGTTCGCGGCCGAGACCGTCTCGGCCACGCCGAGCTGGCTGTCCCGGGCCACCATCGTCGGGCTCGCTGAAGACGGATCGCTCGGCGATCCGGCCGCCCTCGCGGGTCCGGTACTCGTGATCGGCAAAGATCTGCACCGCCATCCGTTCGCCGTCTCGGCGATCGACGCGCTCCGCGCGGCCCGCAGCGATGTCGCGACGATCGACCTCGGCTGGCCGAGCGACGATCGCGCGTACGCCGACATCGCGACGTTCGGCGCCTCACGCCTCGTCGGCGAGTCCGTCATCGACCTCGTGGCCGACGCGCTTGCCGCCGACCAGGTGGTCGTGGCGTGAAGCTCGGGATCGACATCGGAGGAACGAAGACGGCGGCGGTCGCGATCGGCGCCGACGGCGAACTGAGCGATCAGGTCAAGATGCCCACGGGCTTCGGCGCCGACGAGGTGCTCGCGACGGCGTTCCGGACGGTCGAGCGGATGAGCGAGATCGCCGGAGTCGAAGCGAGCGAGTTCGTCTCGATCGGGATCGGGATCCCCGGGGCGGTCGACGCGTCGACCGGTCGGGTCGCGCACGCGGTGAACCTCGGACTCAAGGGGCTCGATCTCGGTCCTCGGCTCGAGGACCGGCTCGGCGTCTCGGTGCGGGTGGAGAACGACGTGAAGGCCGCCGCGCTCGGCGCGCACCACCTGCTCGGCGTCGCCGACGGCGTGCGCGCGGACAGCATGGCCTACGTGAACTTCGGCACCGGTCTCGCCGCGGGCATCGTGCAGCACGGCGAGCTCCTGCGCGGTGCCTACGGCGTCGCGGGCGAGATCGGGCACATCCCGGTCGACCCTGCCGGAATCGTGTGCGGGTGCGGGCAACGCGGATGTCTCGAGACGTTCGCGTCGGGACTCGCCATCGCTCGCACTTGGCCGACGGAGCATCCGCTGCCCGCCCGCGACCTGTTCGATCGAGCGGCCGCAGGCGAACCCCATGCGGTCGAGGTGCGCGAGCGCTTCCTGACGGGCGTCGCGACGGCGGTGCGGTTGCTCGTCCTCACGGTCGACGTGGACATCGTCGTAATCGGCGGCGGGCTCTCCGCGCTCGGTGACGAGCTTCTGGAAGGCACGCGCCGTATCCTCGAGAGTTGGGCCGCAGAGTCGGCCTTCCTCGCATCCATCGATCTGGCGCAGCGCGTCAAGGTCATCCCCGTCGGTTTCCCGGCGGCCGCCGTCGGCGCCGCCCTGGTAGGAGAGCTCTAATGGCCGAAGTCGTCATCGTCCGCGACCAGGAAGAGGCGGGGGCGCTCGTCGCCGGCGCCATCGTCGATCTGATCACGCGCAAGCCCGACGCCGTGCTCGGTCTCGCGACCGGCTCGACGCCGCTCGCGACGTATCGGGCGCTTGCGAATCGCATCGCGGCCGACGGCGTCGACGTGCGGGGCGTGCGAGGGTTCGCGCTCGACGAGTACGTCGGCCTCCCGGCGGGCCACCCCGAGAGCTACCGCGCGGTCATCACGCGCGAGGTCGTCGAGCCGCTGGGGCTCACGCCCGAGCTCATCCGGGTGCCGAACGGCGATCCCGACGGCATCGAGCACGCGGGCGCCGACTACGAGGCGGCGATCACGGCTGCGGGCGGCGTCGACATCCAGATCCTCGGAATCGGCCGCACGGGCCACATCGGCTTCAACGAGCCGGGCTCGTCGCTCGCGTCGCTCACGCGCGTGAAGACCCTCACCGAGCCGACGCGCATCGACAACGCGCGATTCTTCGACTCGATCGACCAGGTTCCCATGCACTGCATGACGCAGGGCATCGGCACGATCCTGCGGGCCCGTCACCTGACGCTCCTCGCGTTCGGCGAGGCGAAGGCCGACGCCATCGCGGCCGCGGTCGAGGGCCCGGTGTCGGCGAACCAGCCGGGCTCGGCGATCCAGCTGCACCCGCACACGACGGTCCTCGTCGACGAGGCGGCGGCGTCGAAGCTGCAGAACATCGACTACTACCGGTACGCGTGGGCGAACAAGCCCGTGTGGCAGGGTATCTGAGCCCGACCGGTTGATCCCGGCGGCTCGGCGCGGGCCGCCTCCATCGAGCGGGTGTCCCACGGGACATCCGCTCGATGCGTTTCGTGCGAGCCTGCGAGCGCGCCGACACGCCCGCGTTCGGTGCGCGAACGAGAATCAGTGCACGAACGCGAGGGGGAGCGCGTCGAGGTAGGCCTGTTCGTCGAAGTCGTCGAGGACGGTGCGCTGGATGAGGAACCCGGGGCGGCGCCGAGCACGACGGGTGCGATGCGCGCCGCCCACGTGCGCACGTCGCCGTCGATGCGGTCGGGGTGGAGCGTGCCCCATTCGGCGAGATGGGCTTCGACGGTGTCGCGGAGACGGCTGAAGACGGCTCGGACGAGGCCGCGGATCTCGTCGTCGGTGGCGGCCTCGGCCCAGAGTTGCACGATGACGCCGCTGAAGGGTTCGCGGCGGATGCCGTCGACGAGGGTCGCGACGATACGGCCGGGGTCGAGGGGGCCGGCGTCGCCGCGGCGGGCGTCGAGTTCGATGGCGCGGGCGTCGAGCACACGGGTCGCGGCGGCCGCGAACAGTTCTTTCTTGCCGCCGGGGAAGTGGCCGTAGATGGCACCGGCGGACAGCCCGGAGCTCTGGATGAGGTCGGCGATCGAGGTGCGCGCGTAGCCGCCGCGTTCGGCGAAGCAGCGAACGGCGGCGTCGACGATCTCGGCGCGGCGGGCGGCGCGGTGGGCGTCGCTGACCTTCGGCATCGGGGCTCCTTCCGCGCGCGAGGGGCGCGCATTGACAAGCTTACGTCCGAGGTTCATTATAAAGAACGAGTATTCGTTTTTTATTTTCGGAGGTACGGATGTCTCGCCAGCAAGGCGCATCGCCCCGCACGCCGATCGGCCGCGTCGTCGCAGTCGGCCTCGCGCTCGCCGCCGTCGTCTCGATCATCGTGCTCGCGTTCGCGTGGCCCGCGGTCACGAGCGACCCCCACGACCTGCCCATCGGCATCACGGGCCCCGACCAGGCCGTCGCCGCCGCAGAAGCCGTGGTCGACGAGGCCCAGCCGGGCGCGATCGCCTTCACGGCGCTCGACGACCGCGCAGCAGCCGTCGAGGCCATCGAGAGCCGTGAGGTCTACGGTGCGATCGTCCTCGGCGAGCAGCCCGAGGTGCTGACCTCGTCGGCGGCGAGTCTCGTCGTGCACCAACTCCTCACGGGCGTCGCCGCGCAGCTCGAGGCGGGCGTCAACGCGCAGGCGGCGGCGGCCGCGGCAGCGGCGGGCGCACCCGCGGCTCCGCCGCACATCGCGGTCGAGGTCACCGACGTCGTGCCGCTCGCCGACACCGACCCGCGCGGCCAGGCGCTCACCGCGGCGATGTTCCCGCTCGTGCTCGGCGGCATGGTCGGCGGCATCGCGATCTCGTTCGCGATCATCGGCGCCATGCGCCGCGTCGGCGCGGTCGTCGTCTACTCCGTCGTCGGCGGACTCGCGCTCGCGGGCGTGCTCGGCCCGTGGCTCGGCGCGCTCCCGGGCGACTACTGGACGAACGCGGGTGTCATCGCCCTCGCCCTCTCAGCGATCGCCGCGCCCATCACGGGCTTCGTCGCCCTCATCGGTCGGGCGGGCATCGCCGTCGGCGCGATCACGATGATGCTCGTCGCGAACCCGATCTCGGCGGCGGCGTTCCCGCGCGAGTTCCTGCCGGGCGGCTGGGGTGCGATCGGCCAGTGGTTCCCGCCGGGTGCTGCGAGCACGCTCCTCCGCGACGTGAACTACTTCCCGCAGGCCGACGCACTGTTCCCGTGGCTCGTCCTCGCGGTGTGGACGGCGGCAGGCATCCTGCTCTCGGGCGTCGGCCACTTCCGCACCGCCGGCGGCGCCGAGCCCGACGCGGTCGCCGCGCACGAGGACGACCCCGAGCCCGAGCTCGCGGCGGCACGCGCCTGACGCGGTTGTCGGACATCGGTCGGTTTGTCGGACGTGAGCGCGTGCTCACGTCCGACAAACACGCGAATGTCCGACAAACCGGGGAGGCCGGGGAGGGAAGGCAGGGAGGGAAGGAGGGGGTGCGTTTGCGAGAAGAGGGCGGGCGCGAGACATCCGGATGCCTCGACCGCGCGCCGCGCGTCAGTCCGCGAGCTCCTTGCGGCCGTTCAAGATGCCGCTCACCGCGGCGACGACGGCCGTGATGACCGCGACGATCGGCTGACCCATCGTCCACCAGGCGATCGCGGTCGCCGTGAACACGGCGATCTCGACGAGGGCCTTGCCGAACGCGTCGACCGTGAACACGGCCCTGGGCGACACGAACAGCGCCCACAGGACGATCGCGACAAGCGGCGCGCCGATGCCGATCGCGATGCCCGGCCACGGCAGCGGGAACGCGACGAAGCCCCACACGGCGAGCGTCACGAACGCGAAGAGCTCGAGGAGGAACCGGAGGACGTCGTTCACGCCGATCTTCGGCAGGGATTCGGGAGTGCGGTCGTTCACGGGGTTCAAGCCTAACCGCCTATGCGCGTGCCAACCTGCGCGCCGTCTTCGCGAGCATCGCCTCGACGACGAACGGGTGCCCGATCCGGATGAACGCGAAGTAGAGGCGCCCGCGCCGCCCGTGGAGCTTCACGACCGTCGTGACCCGGACGAGACCCGGATCGCGGCCGACGCCGATGCCGCAGCGGAAGTACAGGTGGCGGTCGTCGTAGGCGACGAGCGCCTCCTCACCGCGCACCTCGCGCACGTCGAACACGCCCCGCTGCGACGGGTCGACCCCGATGAGCGGCACGAGCGCCGCGCGGACGCCCATCGCGGCGCGCACCCACCCCGGCATCGACCGGAGGGTGAAGAGCTCGCGCGCCCACATCTCGGGGTCGACCGCGATCCGCTCGGGCACCGCGACGGCCCGGACGTCGACGTAGTCGGGCCGCGGAATCCCCTCGAGCGCGAGGCTCCGGAAGGCGGGTTCCGCGGTCATGGCATCACCGGAAGATGATCGTCCGGGCCCCGTCGAGGAGCACACGCCGCTCGGCGAACCATTTCACGGCCTGGGTGAGCGTTCGGCTCTCCTCGTCTTGGCCGATCGCGACGAGCTCGGCGACCGAGCGCGAGTGGTCGACGCGCACGACGTTCTGCTCGATGATCGGGCCCTCGTCGAGATCGCTCGTCACGAAGTGCGCCGTCGCGCCGATGAGCTTGACGCCGCGCGCGTGCGCCTGACGGTAGGGGTTCGCGCCCTTGAACCCGGGCAGGAACGAGTGGTGGATGTTGATGCAGCGGCCCGCGAGGGCGTCGCACAGCTCGGGGGAGAGGATCTGCATGTAGCGCGCGAGGACGACGAGCTCGATGTCGTGCTCGTCGACGGCGTCGAGGACGCGCTGCTCGAAGGCCGCCTTCTCGTCGGCGTTCGTGACGGCGGATGCCTCGAACGGCACGCCGTAGAAATCGACGAGGTCGCGCAGGCCCCCGTGGTTCGACAGCACGAGCGGGATCTCGACGGGCAGCTGGCCGGCGCGCTGGCGGAACAGGAGATCGTTGACGCAGTGCCCCGCCGTCGACGCGAGCACGAGCGTGCGGAGCGGGCGGCCCACCGCGTCGAGGTGCCACGTCATGTCCCACCGCTCGACGACGGGCCGAAGCGCCGACTCGAACTCCTCGCGCCCCGCGGGCGACTCGACCTGCACGCGCATGAAGAACCGGCCCGTGTCGGCGCTCTGGAACTGCTGGCTCTCGGTGATGTTGCCGCGCGACTCGACGATCGCGCCGCTCACGGCGTGCACGATGCCCGGCGAGTCGACGCAGCTGAGCGTGAAGACCCAGTGGTTGAGCGGGCCGTCGCGGTGCGGGGTGGTCATTCGGCTAGCGTACCGGCGCAGGGGCGGCAGCCGGGGACGGGCGGATGTCTCGGGCGGTAGACTCGGGGACGGTCGGCGGATCCCGCACGGCCCTGGGCGCGCACACGAGCGCGTAGTCGACCCGCCGCGGTGAGCGTTCCCGCGGGCGGGGAACGCCGTCGGAGAGACATCCTCAATGTCCTTTGCCGATCCTGCTTCCGAATCATCCGCTTCCGCTCTTCCACCGTCGGCCGTTCCGCGCGCGAAGCTGCCGTGGCCCGCCCTCCTCGCGCTCGCCGCGTCGGTCTTCCTCTCGATCACCATCGAGATGCTGCCGACCGGGCTCCTCCCCGAGATGAGCGCGGGGCTCGGCGTGCCCGAGCCGCTCATCGGCCTCACCGTGTCGGTGTTCGCGTTCGTCGTCGTGCTGACGTCGGCGCCGCTCGTCGCGGCCACGAGCCGGCTGCCGCGGCGCGGACTCCTCGTGGGCGTCCTCGTCGTGCTCGCGCTCTCGACGGCGGCGTCGGCGCTCGCGCCCGCCTACTGGGTGCTCGTCGTCGCCCGTGTCGTCGGCGGGCTCGCGCACGGCGTGTTCTGGGCGATCGTCGCGGCCGCCGCCGCTCGCCTCGTGCCCGACCGGCTCATCGGCCGCGCGATCGCGATCGTGCTGGGCGGAGGCACCCTCGCGCTCGTGCTCGGCGTGCCGCTCGCGACCTCGCTCGGGCAGGCGTTCGGGTGGCAGCTCGCGTTCGGCCTCGTCGCGGCGGTCGCGCTCGTCGGCGCGGTCGTCGTGCGGTTCGCGCTGCCGGCGGCCTCGCCGACCGACGCGCCGACGGCCTCGCGGTTCCGCCGCGGCGACGCGGGCTACGGCGCCGTGCTCGTCGTCTGCGCCGTCACGGCGGTCGTCATGCTCGGGCAGTACGCCGTGTTCACGTACGTCGCGCCCGTGCTCACGGGCCTCGTCGGCGTGCCCGCCGCGGCCGTCGGCCCCCTCCTGTTCGTCTACGGCGCGGCGGGTGCCGTCGGGCTCGTCGTCGCGGGATCGCCGCTCGCACGTCATGCCGACGCGGCGCTCCTCACCTCGCTCGCGCTGACGATCGCCGCGCTCGTCGCACTCGCCCTCGCGCCCGGCACGGCGCTCGCCGTCGCCGCGTTCGTCGTGTGGGGGCTCGCGTTCGGGGCGATCCCGCCGCTCCTGCAATTGCGGCTGCTGCACGCCGCGCCGCCCTCGCACCGAGACGCCGCGAGCGCCCTCTACACGTCGGGCTTCAACGTCGGCATCGGCGGCGGCGCGCTCGTCGGCGCGGTCGTGTACGGGAGCGCGGGCGTCGCGGGGCTGCCGTGGGCGTTCGTCGCGTTCGCGGCTGTTGCGACGGTCGCGCTCGCGGTGCTCGCGGCGCGCGGGCGGGCTGCAGGCGTGCGCGGACGGTAGCGGGCCGGACGAGGCCCGTCAGAAGAACGCGGCGGCGACGGCGGACGACGGACCGGTGCGTCCGTCGACGACATACCGAACCTCGAGATCGTCGACGAACCAGTCGGCGAAGTCGAATCCGTACGTGAGCAACGTTCCGTCGGGGCCGATCGTGAACTCGACCTCGGCAGTGCCGTTGCGGAGCACCTGCACGGTCGCGCCGGCGGCGCCCTCGAGTTCGAGCCGGCCCGGGAGCAGATGCAGGATCGCCGTCGGCGGCGTGAGCGTCACCGCGACCGGTTCGCTCGCGGGCGACGTGTTGCCGGCCGCATCGGTCTGCGTCGCCTGCACGTTCGTCGTGCCCGCGGGAAGCCCGTCGAGGACGACCGACCACGCGCCCGCCGCGTCGGCGGTCGCGGACCAGGTGCGGCCCGCGGCCGAGACGACGACGGATGCCTCGGGCTCGGCCGTGCCCGTCACGAGCGGGTCGACGAGGCCGCCCGCCGAGTCGGCGGCGAAGACGGGTGCGTCGGCGGCCGTGTCTTCGGGTTCGGGCTCGGGTTCGGGCTCGGGTTCGGGTTCGGGCGTCGGCGTTGGGGCAGGCTCGGGCGACGGGCTCGGATTCGGAGCGGGCGCGGGGTCGGGTCGCACCGGCGCATCCGCGGCAGGCGGGACGCCGGGCTCGGCCGGGTCGGGCGTCGGGCCGTCGAAGGTCGGGACGTCGCCAGGAGCAACAGGTGACTCGGGCAGCGCGATCGGATCGTCGGCGTCGGCCGAGACATCCGGAGCTTCGACGACCTCCGCGGCCGACGCCTGCTCTTCGGGCGCCGGCGACAGTACCGACGGGAGCACGACCGCGGCGGCGATCGCGGCCGCGGCGACGAGCACACCGATGCCGCTCACGGCGGCGATCGTGCCGACGCTCGCGCCGACACCGGCCGCAGCGCCGGCGCTACCGGCTGTTCCGCCGGCGCCCGCGCCTGCGCTCGCGCCGGACGACCCGGCGCTCCCGGCACCGGCGCCGACAGCCGCGCCCGAACCGCCTGCGCCCGCACCGCCCGTGATCGTCGCGGGCATCGCCGCACCGGCGGCGCCCATCGCGAGGTTCGTCACGGGCGCGCCCTGCTGCAGCCACGCCGTGTACCCGGCCGCGCCCGCGATGCCCGCCGCGAGCGGCAGGAGCACGAGCGCGATGCGCGAGCCGACCTCGCGCGCCTCGGCGGCGACGATCGTGCACTTCGCGCACTCGTCGAGGTGCGCCTCGAGCTTGCCCGTGTCGCGCGCGCCGAGCTTGCCGCGCGTGTACGTGCCGAGCCGGTCGATCGTCCACCGGCACTCGGGGTCTTCGGCGCCCTTCAAGTGCGCGCTGATCCACGCCTGCCGGAGCCCCTCGCGGGCGCGGTACGCGAGCGCAGCCGTGCTGTTCGCGCTCATGCCGACGAGCGGGGCGATCTGCTGCGGGGTCATCTGCTCGACCTCGCTGTACCAGAGCACCTCTTGCCAGCGGGTCGGCAGCGACCGGAACGCCTGCGCGGTCAGGCTGCGATCGAGGGCGTCGAGCGTCGCCTGCTCGTTCGTGTCGGGGTCTTCGAACGCCTCGAGGGTGTCGAGCGTCGTCTCGTGCGACTTGCGCCCCCAGCCCGCAGCGGTGTTGCGGATCGTCGTGAAGAGATACGGACGGAACGCGCCCGTCGGACCGCCGCCCTTCTTGATCGTCTCGTAGATCTTCGTGAACGACTCTGCGACCAGGTCATCGGGGTCGAGGGTCGAGAACGACCGGGCGACCGTGCGGCCGGCCGCCGAATGCCGACGCCACAGCTCGGCGTAGGCGCGGTCGTCGCCGCCGCGCGTGAGCGCGACGAGCGCGGTATCGGGGGAGGCGGTGGTGTCGGGCACGCGGCAGCTCCTCTCGATCGCGCGATCCGATGAAGAGACGCGCGCAGACGGGGATCATGACGCGTCGGATCCGAGGGCGCGGCCTGGGTGTGGCCGGCATTCGGGTCTGTGGTTCGGGTCTTCCCTATTCCATCAGATCAGGCTGGGAAACGGCGAGCGGATGCCGGAAGCCGGCGTCGCGGTCGCGGTCGCGGTCGCGTCCGCCGGCGTTCGGCGAGATTCTTCCGAACCCGCGTCATAGAACCGGGTACGGCCCATCTCTCCAGGTGAGGACCTCCGTTCCGGACCCGCACCCGAATCGGAACGGGGCGTCGGTGGCACACCGACGCTCGGGTCGCGCACGCAGCAGGCGCGGCCCGAGGACGGTCGGGTCTCGATCGCGATGGGGGAACACGCGAGCGAGGCCCGACCGCCTCGCTGGGCGTTCGGATCGCGAAGACCGGATGCCTCGGCCGCGCCGTCGGCCTCACGAACCCGTGTGGGGTGTCGGGCGAGCGCGCGGAGCCCTCAGACGAGACGCGCCCCGGCGCCCCACACGGCCTCGACCGCCAGCTCGTCGGAGAGGAGTACGGCGTCGGCCGCGTAGCCCGCGTCGAGCCGGCCGAGATCGTGCGCGCGGCCGATGGCTGCGGCGGGCGTCACCGTGAGCGCGCCGACGGCCTCGACGAACGGGATGCCGCTCTCGACGACGGCGTTGCGGAGCGCGACGTCGAGCGTGAGCGTCGAACCTGCGATCGACCCCGTGTCGCGGAGGCGGGCGACGCCGTCGTTCACGACCACGGCGAGCGAGCCGAGGATGTAGTCGCCGTCGGCGGCACCCGTGGCGGCCATCGCGTCGGTGATCATCGCGACCCGGCCGGGCGCGCCCTGGAAGGCGAGCTTCACGACGTCGGGGTGCACGTGCACGCCGTCGTTCACGATCTCGAGCGTGACGTGGTCGGCGTGCATCGCCGCCACGACCGGGCCCGGCGCCCGGTGGTGGATGCCGCGCATGCCGTTGAAGGCATGGGTCAGGATCGTCGCGCCCGCGCCGAACGCGGCGAGCGAGGTCTCGTAGTCGGCGCCCGTGTGCCCGACCGCGACGCGGACGCCCGCATCGGCGAACCGGCGGATCGCGTCGAGCGCACCCTCGTGCTCGGGCGCCATCGTGATCTGCACGAGCGTGCCGTCCGCTGCGGCCAGGAGCAGGTCGACCGCGTCGGCGTCGGCCGTGCGGAGCACCTCGGGGTCGTGCGCGCCCCGGAAGTCGTGGTCGAGGAAGGGGCCCTCGAGGTGCGCGCCGAGCACGCGCGGGTCGCGCGCGGCGACCGCGGCGATCGCGCGGAGGCGTTCGGCGAGCACCTCGACGGGCGCCGAGACGAGCGAGCACACCGCCCGCGTCGTGCCGTGCGCCGTGTGCACGTCGAGCAGGGTCTCGATGCCCGTCTCGCCGTCTTCGACCGACGCCCCGCCGGCGCCGTGCGTGTGGAGGTCGATGAAGCCCGGCACGAGCCAGCGGCCCGCCGCGTCGACGACGTCGACGGAGACATCCTGAGCGCCTGCTGCGACCTGCTCACGCCACTCGTCGCCGATGCCGCGCGCCGCGACCCGGTCGCCCTCGAAGCGCACCCACGCGTCGGTGATCGTGTCACCGCCGGTGACGAGGCGGGCGGAGTGGATGACGGTCGAAGCGCTCACTCGAGAACGATAACGCTCACGAGGCGACGATGACCTCGTAGCCCGCCTCACGGAAGCGCACGCGCTGGTCCTCCGTCGCCCCGCCGTCGGTGATGAGCGTGTCGAAGAGCGGTGCGCCGATCGCCGCGAACGCGCGCCGGTCGAGCTTCGACGCATCCGCCACGATGACCGCGCGCGCGGCGCGCGAGGCCATGAGCGCGTTGACGGCGGCCTCGCGCTCGTCGTGCGACGTCGGCCCCACGACCGCGTCGAGCCCGTTCACGCCGATGAACGCGAGATCGAGGCTGATGTTGCCGAGCACGCCGTCGGTGTAGGAGCCCACGAGCTCGTACGAGCGTGCGTGCACGATGCCGCCCGTCACGACGGTCTTGATCTGCGGGCGCATCGCGAGCTGCATGGCGATGTTGATCGCGTTGGTGACGACGGTGAGACCGGGGTCGGGCGCGGGCTCCATGATGTCGGCACGCGACATCAGGGCGTCGGCGATGGCGGTCGCCGTCGTCCCGCCGCACAGGCCGATGATGCCGCCGCGCGGAACGAGGTCGCTCGCGGCACGCGCGATCGCGGCCTTCGCGTCGGGATTCTGCTGATGCTTGTACCGGATCGGCAGGTCGTAGGCGACCGAGTGCGCGACCGCGCCGCCGCGCGTGCGGGTGAGCAGCTGCTGCTGGGCGAGCGCGTCGAGGTCGCGACGCGCGGTCGCGGGGGAGACGCCGAGCCGCTCGACGACCTGGTCGACCTCGACCTGACCGTCCTCGGCGAGGAGGTCGAGCACGGCCGACAGGCGTTCTGCACGATTCATACGACCACGCTCCGTTCTCCGGCGAACAACACGAGCAGTCTGGCGGCTTCGGCGGCGACCGCGGAACGCCCCACTGCGAGGTACTTGCGCGAGTCGACCGTCGTCGGATGCTCCGCGAGGTACTCGCGGATCGCGTTCGTGAACTGCACGTTCAGGTGCGTCGAGACGTTGATCTTCACGAGCCCGGCGCGGATGCCGGCCGCGATGACGTCGTCGGCGACGCCCGACGAGCCGTGCAGCACGAGCGGCACGGGCACCCCGTCGCGCAGGCGCGCGACGAGGTCGAGGTCGAGGGCGGCCGTCCGCTCGGTCATGGCGTGCGACGACCCGACGGCGACGGCGAGGGCGTCGACGCCCGTGTCAGCCACGAAGCGGGATGCCTCGGCGGGATCGGTGCGGACGCCGGGCGCGT comes from the Agromyces protaetiae genome and includes:
- a CDS encoding glycoside hydrolase family 3 protein, with the translated sequence MSDETSAAADTGLRRDILTTLLPAFDGPVAPEWVLRLLGQGLGGVCLFGSNVVDAAQLRALTASLREAGPESVVAIDEEGGDVTRLYYDRGAPYPGNAVLGRIDDVDVTERVARTVGEALADAGVTLTFAPDADANSNADNPVIGVRSFGADPELVARHTAAWVRGVQSTGVGASAKHFPGHGDTNTDSHLALPVVDVPLATLRSRELVPFRAAVAAGTRTIMTSHILLPHLDRELPATLSPHILHGLLRGELGFEGVIVTDALDMQGASGGRGIPEAAVLALAAGCDLLCIGADVAESTVEAIVLAVEAAVASGRLDEARVAEAAAHVRALAATAPALRAEVQGDASPDGFEAAPVLSSADIARAFEVRDGTLAALEGAASVGTVIRIDTVANIAIGVAPWGPFAAETVSATPSWLSRATIVGLAEDGSLGDPAALAGPVLVIGKDLHRHPFAVSAIDALRAARSDVATIDLGWPSDDRAYADIATFGASRLVGESVIDLVADALAADQVVVA
- a CDS encoding ROK family protein; this encodes MKLGIDIGGTKTAAVAIGADGELSDQVKMPTGFGADEVLATAFRTVERMSEIAGVEASEFVSIGIGIPGAVDASTGRVAHAVNLGLKGLDLGPRLEDRLGVSVRVENDVKAAALGAHHLLGVADGVRADSMAYVNFGTGLAAGIVQHGELLRGAYGVAGEIGHIPVDPAGIVCGCGQRGCLETFASGLAIARTWPTEHPLPARDLFDRAAAGEPHAVEVRERFLTGVATAVRLLVLTVDVDIVVIGGGLSALGDELLEGTRRILESWAAESAFLASIDLAQRVKVIPVGFPAAAVGAALVGEL
- the nagB gene encoding glucosamine-6-phosphate deaminase; this encodes MAEVVIVRDQEEAGALVAGAIVDLITRKPDAVLGLATGSTPLATYRALANRIAADGVDVRGVRGFALDEYVGLPAGHPESYRAVITREVVEPLGLTPELIRVPNGDPDGIEHAGADYEAAITAAGGVDIQILGIGRTGHIGFNEPGSSLASLTRVKTLTEPTRIDNARFFDSIDQVPMHCMTQGIGTILRARHLTLLAFGEAKADAIAAAVEGPVSANQPGSAIQLHPHTTVLVDEAAASKLQNIDYYRYAWANKPVWQGI
- a CDS encoding TetR/AcrR family transcriptional regulator, yielding MPKVSDAHRAARRAEIVDAAVRCFAERGGYARTSIADLIQSSGLSAGAIYGHFPGGKKELFAAAATRVLDARAIELDARRGDAGPLDPGRIVATLVDGIRREPFSGVIVQLWAEAATDDEIRGLVRAVFSRLRDTVEAHLAEWGTLHPDRIDGDVRTWAARIAPVVLGAAPGSSSSAPSSTTSTNRPTSTRSPSRSCTDSRSRTERGRVGALAGSHETHRADVPWDTRSMEAARAEPPGSTGRAQIPCHTGLFAHAYR
- a CDS encoding YrdB family protein; this translates as MNDRTPESLPKIGVNDVLRFLLELFAFVTLAVWGFVAFPLPWPGIAIGIGAPLVAIVLWALFVSPRAVFTVDAFGKALVEIAVFTATAIAWWTMGQPIVAVITAVVAAVSGILNGRKELAD
- a CDS encoding DUF2867 domain-containing protein, giving the protein MTAEPAFRSLALEGIPRPDYVDVRAVAVPERIAVDPEMWARELFTLRSMPGWVRAAMGVRAALVPLIGVDPSQRGVFDVREVRGEEALVAYDDRHLYFRCGIGVGRDPGLVRVTTVVKLHGRRGRLYFAFIRIGHPFVVEAMLAKTARRLARA
- the purU gene encoding formyltetrahydrofolate deformylase; protein product: MTTPHRDGPLNHWVFTLSCVDSPGIVHAVSGAIVESRGNITESQQFQSADTGRFFMRVQVESPAGREEFESALRPVVERWDMTWHLDAVGRPLRTLVLASTAGHCVNDLLFRQRAGQLPVEIPLVLSNHGGLRDLVDFYGVPFEASAVTNADEKAAFEQRVLDAVDEHDIELVVLARYMQILSPELCDALAGRCINIHHSFLPGFKGANPYRQAHARGVKLIGATAHFVTSDLDEGPIIEQNVVRVDHSRSVAELVAIGQDEESRTLTQAVKWFAERRVLLDGARTIIFR
- a CDS encoding MFS transporter, whose product is MSFADPASESSASALPPSAVPRAKLPWPALLALAASVFLSITIEMLPTGLLPEMSAGLGVPEPLIGLTVSVFAFVVVLTSAPLVAATSRLPRRGLLVGVLVVLALSTAASALAPAYWVLVVARVVGGLAHGVFWAIVAAAAARLVPDRLIGRAIAIVLGGGTLALVLGVPLATSLGQAFGWQLAFGLVAAVALVGAVVVRFALPAASPTDAPTASRFRRGDAGYGAVLVVCAVTAVVMLGQYAVFTYVAPVLTGLVGVPAAAVGPLLFVYGAAGAVGLVVAGSPLARHADAALLTSLALTIAALVALALAPGTALAVAAFVVWGLAFGAIPPLLQLRLLHAAPPSHRDAASALYTSGFNVGIGGGALVGAVVYGSAGVAGLPWAFVAFAAVATVALAVLAARGRAAGVRGR